One genomic segment of Chitinophaga sancti includes these proteins:
- a CDS encoding glycosyltransferase: MARFAFIVPPLHGHVNPTLSLGAELLKRGHEVGWITLDPALGNRLPAGGQLLLAEYNDDSEDYLEQIHKKNVSGIESIKFLYEEVLIPLNRFMYDGINTILDSFKPDVVINDHQLFAGAIAAYNRNMPYATSVTAPAAIKMVEDLPGVHDWEVKQIVGLQQELGVPGNNAVVLSEKLTLVYTSKDFFGYMDTPEHYKFIGPVFNNRHTVPPFNWEQLSQMGTHPRILVSIGTTFDHAYKKEFFGKVIDAFNNEAVTVIVVSDESLFDSWPSNFIVQDRVPQLELLPHLDAVVCHGGHNTVCETLSHGLPLVVIPIAYDQSHVAGQVTQAESGVRLNFKRFKAPHLREAVFEILKNPAYKQAAQRIQDSFERSGGAATAADLLEDLAPVIPPYGMTMNQAFYRNKVY, encoded by the coding sequence ATGGCAAGGTTTGCGTTTATAGTTCCTCCCTTACATGGGCATGTGAACCCAACATTGAGCCTCGGTGCTGAATTATTGAAAAGAGGGCACGAAGTAGGCTGGATCACCCTGGACCCCGCACTGGGCAATAGATTGCCAGCCGGTGGTCAACTGCTGCTCGCCGAGTATAACGACGATAGCGAAGACTACCTGGAACAGATCCATAAAAAGAATGTATCCGGCATTGAAAGTATCAAGTTCCTTTACGAAGAGGTACTGATACCCCTAAACAGGTTTATGTACGATGGCATCAATACCATTCTCGATAGCTTCAAACCAGATGTAGTGATCAATGACCACCAGCTATTTGCCGGTGCCATTGCGGCTTACAACAGGAATATGCCTTACGCTACTTCCGTGACTGCACCAGCAGCGATCAAGATGGTTGAAGACCTGCCCGGTGTACATGACTGGGAAGTAAAACAGATCGTAGGACTACAACAGGAACTCGGCGTACCAGGAAATAACGCCGTAGTGCTTTCTGAAAAACTCACATTGGTATATACTTCAAAGGATTTCTTCGGTTATATGGACACACCGGAGCATTACAAATTCATAGGCCCTGTATTCAATAACCGGCATACTGTACCTCCTTTTAACTGGGAACAACTGTCGCAGATGGGTACCCATCCAAGAATACTCGTCTCGATAGGTACCACTTTCGATCACGCTTATAAAAAAGAATTCTTTGGAAAGGTCATTGATGCTTTTAACAACGAAGCAGTGACAGTAATAGTCGTATCGGATGAAAGTCTCTTTGACAGCTGGCCTTCCAATTTTATTGTGCAGGATCGCGTACCTCAGCTGGAACTGTTGCCACACCTGGATGCCGTGGTTTGTCATGGTGGTCATAACACCGTGTGCGAAACACTTTCACATGGATTGCCACTGGTCGTAATTCCAATTGCTTATGATCAATCGCATGTAGCAGGTCAGGTCACACAGGCAGAGAGTGGTGTACGGCTGAACTTTAAACGTTTCAAAGCGCCGCATCTTCGTGAGGCTGTATTCGAGATCCTGAAAAACCCGGCGTATAAACAAGCCGCACAACGTATCCAGGATTCATTTGAACGTTCTGGTGGCGCCGCTACAGCAGCCGATCTGCTGGAAGATCTGGCGCCAGTCATTCCCCCCTATGGTATGACGATGAACCAGGCATTTTACCGCAACAAAGTTTATTAA
- a CDS encoding alpha/beta hydrolase gives MPVIKINHTSVHVQEMNKGAKETILLIHGMFSNLSVYYFNIAPILAKQFHVVMYDLKSHGMSGKEKDGYDLNALTDDLLALMETLELKAVHLVGYSFGGLVALRMASRFPGRVRKLAVIEAPDPGENERLGIIDMYSKEFLIDYINNFTDTTKFRMGKRQLEKNHRMYEYLFNETSIKADLRKERGFFSGKEIGYIKQDTLLLYGKDSDCVPSGQTLYDRLTRSKLALLNGDHNLPLQQPEETALRLKDFFEGWQSKFRQINNRIWQGLRL, from the coding sequence ATGCCAGTAATCAAAATCAATCACACCTCCGTTCATGTACAGGAAATGAACAAAGGTGCAAAGGAAACCATTTTGCTGATCCATGGAATGTTCAGCAATCTGTCCGTTTACTATTTCAACATTGCCCCAATTCTGGCCAAACAATTTCATGTAGTCATGTATGACCTGAAGAGTCATGGCATGAGCGGTAAGGAGAAAGATGGTTACGACCTGAACGCCCTCACCGACGATCTGTTAGCCCTGATGGAAACCTTAGAACTCAAAGCCGTACACCTGGTAGGTTATAGCTTCGGCGGACTGGTCGCGCTACGCATGGCGAGCCGGTTCCCCGGTAGGGTCAGGAAACTCGCTGTCATCGAAGCGCCCGATCCGGGCGAAAATGAAAGACTGGGCATTATCGATATGTACAGCAAAGAGTTTCTGATCGACTACATCAACAACTTTACTGACACCACAAAGTTCAGGATGGGCAAGCGACAGCTGGAAAAAAACCATCGCATGTACGAATACCTGTTCAATGAAACATCCATCAAAGCTGACCTGCGCAAAGAACGTGGCTTCTTCTCCGGCAAGGAGATCGGGTATATCAAACAGGATACTTTATTGCTTTATGGCAAAGACTCTGACTGCGTACCCTCCGGACAAACTTTATATGACAGACTCACCCGTTCTAAACTCGCTTTACTGAACGGGGATCATAATCTGCCGCTACAACAGCCGGAAGAAACGGCATTACGATTAAAAGACTTCTTCGAAGGATGGCAGAGCAAATTCAGACAAATCAATAATAGAATATGGCAAGGTTTGCGTTTATAG
- a CDS encoding beta-ketoacyl synthase N-terminal-like domain-containing protein, which produces MNVAIIGMSGIFPGAGNIQAFWQNIIQKKDAIQAVPENRLDATFFDTETIAVDRFYCRKGGFIDEFATFDPIRFGILPLAVEGTEPEQLITLALAQQALQDAGILDKHISLEKTGIIIGKGNYPGPGATRAIEIVRTGEQIVQLLQTLLPHLSGADLEKVKKEFQQKKGRFGPDTAMGLIPNLVASLVANRLNLGGVAYTLDAACASSLLAVDHGIQELSTGRADMIIAGGVHVSQNAPFWSIFTQLGALSRRQQIRPFDQQADGLLIGEGCGFVVLKRLDDAIADNDRIYAVIKGSGISSDGAGTSVMSPAVKGQAVAIRQAWQKAGVSLDEIGYIEAHGTGTPLGDKTELETLAQVFGQHAHKAGIGSVKSMIGHAMPAAGMAGLIKTALALYHNTLPPTLHCEEPVAAMQDTRFAPVQEATDWQATGLPLRAGVNAFGFGGINAHLVVEGFNSLPKGVFNGITPSLKADVLLLARNSADALIRALENKETDPGQGDYRIALFDPSPERIKKAVKIVGRNTPWRNKQDIWFTNEPLISKGGKVAFLFAGLDGLGGGEVDSVAAHFNLPGAESNKDSVYDSAITLLERSRIIDTALKQMGIRPDLNAGHSMGEWLAGRSAGMATEASILEILQDLNPQALETENAKFLVTGIGYDQLLPLLEGKQDIYLSMDNCPQQVILCGTDAAVADFIEILKAKQIFYQVLPFQSGFHSPFVAKKTDVLLAGISKIQWLKPEIPFWSATTLDLYPDTYEAIRDLSVDHLIKPVRFRELTQKLYEEENVRVFIQAGAGGLIGFVDDTLKGKSYSAIAANVPTRSGLDQLQRVMAALFVEGKPVNPAFLGISPKAKPGMPLQLGSPFIKELESLKGLSLPAPAMKPAFATVRKPVLQAFLQNVDEISAIQDEIIALFNDPITVQPISHTLNISLENTPYLIDHALVKQKPGWPIKEDMDPVIPMTMIFELFGDVARANGQNRAVKRIYNIQVFQWMNVSSPFKETITGKWEGNDTVHLDLPNYANASVQLTKQYPVPPARDFSIGASLDSELYKTPEQIYERHMFHGPGYQGIRKIVHMGEKGITGIIESSTGKGSLLDNAGQLFGLWLQLTLTKDRIAFPVKIHEIAFYGDMRDQSGSFECTCQLTELNDEFATADFVIKKAGQIWAIVTGWQNRRLEIDEALWQISMAPLQNKLAKEIAPGVFTFNNAYQRVVSWDFIQKRYLNQAEKAFVKGLMPMKRKERIISRVAAKDAVRAVLQHHCFPIEFEIKNNAAGAPYVAGVEDIQLSIAHKGMEAVAIARYQQPVGIDIEEIKPQSEGFCELVFSVTELELLPPENRDEWIIRAWVAKEAYGKYLGKGLQGNPKGYAIAAINGDELTINDINIKTIKHNNFIIGWTL; this is translated from the coding sequence ATGAATGTAGCAATCATAGGGATGTCCGGTATCTTCCCCGGTGCGGGCAATATCCAGGCTTTCTGGCAGAACATTATACAGAAAAAAGACGCAATACAGGCGGTGCCTGAAAACAGGCTGGACGCCACTTTCTTTGATACAGAGACGATAGCGGTAGACCGTTTTTATTGTCGCAAGGGTGGATTCATCGATGAATTTGCCACCTTCGATCCCATTCGTTTTGGCATATTGCCACTGGCGGTAGAGGGTACAGAACCAGAGCAGTTGATTACGCTGGCCCTTGCCCAACAAGCATTGCAGGATGCAGGCATATTGGATAAGCATATCTCGCTGGAGAAAACAGGTATCATTATCGGGAAAGGAAATTATCCCGGGCCTGGTGCTACCAGGGCGATTGAAATAGTGCGTACGGGTGAACAGATTGTACAACTTCTGCAAACTTTATTACCACATTTATCAGGTGCAGATCTTGAAAAAGTAAAGAAAGAGTTCCAGCAGAAAAAAGGTCGCTTTGGTCCGGATACGGCCATGGGATTGATCCCTAATCTTGTGGCCTCTTTGGTAGCGAATCGTTTGAACCTGGGTGGTGTAGCTTATACACTGGATGCTGCCTGCGCCAGTTCACTGCTGGCAGTAGATCATGGCATACAGGAACTCAGTACCGGCAGGGCAGATATGATCATTGCCGGAGGGGTGCATGTATCGCAGAATGCCCCATTCTGGAGCATCTTCACACAACTGGGAGCGCTTTCAAGAAGACAGCAGATAAGACCCTTTGATCAACAGGCCGATGGTTTGCTGATAGGTGAAGGATGTGGTTTTGTCGTGCTGAAAAGATTAGATGACGCCATTGCAGATAATGACCGCATCTATGCTGTGATCAAAGGTAGCGGTATATCCAGCGATGGTGCAGGTACCAGTGTGATGAGTCCTGCTGTAAAAGGACAAGCTGTTGCGATCAGGCAGGCATGGCAAAAAGCCGGCGTTTCTCTGGATGAAATCGGGTATATAGAAGCACATGGTACTGGTACACCATTAGGAGATAAAACAGAACTGGAAACACTGGCACAGGTGTTTGGTCAACATGCACATAAAGCAGGTATTGGTTCTGTGAAATCGATGATTGGTCATGCGATGCCGGCAGCTGGTATGGCAGGTTTGATCAAGACAGCGCTGGCATTGTATCACAACACCCTGCCTCCTACCCTGCACTGTGAAGAACCGGTAGCAGCTATGCAGGATACCCGATTTGCACCCGTACAGGAAGCCACCGACTGGCAGGCGACAGGCTTACCATTAAGAGCAGGGGTGAATGCATTTGGGTTTGGTGGTATCAATGCACATCTGGTGGTAGAAGGCTTTAATAGCTTACCTAAAGGCGTCTTCAATGGCATCACGCCTTCGCTGAAAGCAGATGTATTATTACTGGCAAGGAATAGTGCAGATGCACTGATCCGTGCATTGGAAAATAAAGAAACCGATCCCGGACAGGGTGATTACCGCATTGCATTGTTTGATCCTTCGCCGGAACGAATCAAAAAGGCCGTAAAAATTGTAGGCAGGAATACCCCGTGGAGAAACAAACAGGACATCTGGTTTACCAATGAGCCGTTGATTTCCAAAGGCGGAAAGGTGGCCTTCCTTTTTGCAGGCCTGGATGGATTGGGTGGCGGAGAAGTAGATAGCGTTGCGGCTCACTTTAATTTACCCGGTGCAGAGAGCAATAAAGACAGCGTATACGATTCTGCTATTACCCTGCTGGAAAGGAGCCGTATTATCGATACAGCCCTCAAACAAATGGGGATTCGTCCTGACCTGAATGCAGGTCATAGTATGGGCGAATGGCTGGCTGGCCGCTCTGCGGGTATGGCTACGGAGGCTTCTATTCTTGAAATATTACAGGACCTGAACCCACAGGCATTAGAAACAGAAAATGCGAAATTCCTGGTGACCGGTATTGGATATGACCAGCTGCTTCCTTTACTGGAAGGGAAGCAAGATATTTATCTGTCCATGGACAACTGTCCGCAGCAAGTGATTCTTTGTGGTACAGATGCTGCGGTTGCAGACTTCATTGAGATACTGAAAGCAAAGCAGATCTTCTACCAGGTACTGCCTTTCCAGTCTGGCTTCCACTCTCCATTTGTAGCGAAGAAAACAGATGTATTGCTGGCGGGTATCAGCAAGATACAGTGGTTAAAACCTGAGATTCCGTTCTGGTCTGCGACTACGCTGGATCTGTATCCGGATACGTATGAGGCCATCAGGGATTTGAGTGTGGATCATTTAATTAAACCGGTACGCTTCCGTGAACTGACACAGAAATTATACGAGGAAGAAAATGTACGTGTGTTTATCCAGGCAGGTGCAGGTGGTTTGATTGGATTTGTAGATGATACATTGAAAGGTAAATCATATAGTGCAATCGCTGCGAATGTACCTACACGCAGTGGGTTGGATCAGTTACAACGAGTAATGGCTGCATTGTTTGTGGAAGGGAAACCTGTGAATCCGGCATTTTTAGGAATTTCTCCAAAAGCCAAACCGGGCATGCCTTTGCAATTAGGTTCACCGTTTATCAAAGAACTGGAAAGTTTGAAGGGATTATCTCTTCCTGCTCCTGCTATGAAGCCTGCATTTGCCACCGTGCGAAAACCTGTTTTACAGGCATTTCTTCAAAATGTAGATGAGATCTCGGCTATTCAGGATGAAATCATTGCATTATTCAATGACCCGATCACTGTACAACCCATTTCTCATACACTCAATATTTCTCTGGAAAATACGCCTTACCTCATCGACCACGCATTGGTAAAACAAAAACCCGGATGGCCCATTAAAGAAGATATGGACCCCGTTATACCCATGACGATGATCTTTGAGCTATTTGGTGACGTGGCCCGTGCAAACGGTCAGAATAGGGCTGTAAAACGCATTTACAACATACAGGTGTTCCAATGGATGAACGTGTCCTCTCCTTTCAAAGAAACCATTACCGGTAAGTGGGAAGGAAATGACACTGTGCACCTGGACCTTCCTAATTATGCCAATGCCAGTGTACAACTGACTAAGCAATATCCGGTACCACCTGCAAGGGATTTTTCCATTGGCGCCTCCTTAGACAGTGAATTGTACAAAACACCTGAGCAGATCTACGAGCGGCACATGTTCCATGGCCCCGGTTACCAGGGTATCCGGAAGATTGTGCACATGGGCGAAAAAGGCATCACCGGCATCATCGAAAGCAGCACGGGCAAAGGTTCCTTATTAGACAACGCCGGCCAGCTGTTCGGACTGTGGTTACAGCTGACCTTAACGAAAGACAGGATCGCATTTCCCGTAAAGATCCATGAAATCGCTTTCTATGGTGATATGCGGGATCAATCCGGCAGCTTTGAATGTACCTGTCAGCTCACTGAACTGAATGACGAATTTGCCACTGCTGATTTTGTCATCAAAAAAGCAGGACAGATATGGGCCATCGTTACCGGCTGGCAAAACAGAAGGCTTGAAATTGATGAAGCCCTCTGGCAGATCTCCATGGCGCCATTACAAAATAAACTGGCGAAAGAGATTGCACCGGGTGTATTCACTTTTAACAATGCTTACCAGCGTGTGGTATCATGGGATTTTATTCAGAAGCGCTACCTGAACCAGGCAGAGAAAGCCTTTGTAAAAGGGCTGATGCCAATGAAGCGTAAAGAACGGATCATCAGTCGCGTGGCCGCCAAAGACGCTGTGCGGGCGGTGTTACAACACCACTGCTTCCCGATAGAATTTGAAATCAAAAACAATGCTGCCGGTGCACCTTATGTAGCAGGTGTGGAAGATATTCAACTGAGTATTGCACACAAAGGTATGGAAGCTGTGGCGATTGCCCGTTATCAACAACCGGTAGGTATTGACATAGAAGAGATAAAACCACAGAGTGAGGGCTTTTGTGAACTGGTGTTCAGTGTTACAGAATTGGAGCTGCTGCCCCCTGAAAACCGCGATGAATGGATCATTCGCGCCTGGGTTGCCAAAGAAGCTTATGGCAAATACCTGGGTAAAGGGCTCCAGGGCAATCCAAAAGGATATGCCATTGCCGCTATCAATGGTGATGAGCTGACTATTAACGATATCAACATTAAGACAATTAAACACAACAATTTTATAATCGGATGGACGCTATAG
- a CDS encoding acyl carrier protein: MDAIAAHKLNSEEIFALLKQFITEVIGEEFVEDMDITKESSFTRDLEMDSIEIVSFSEKVKGHFGEHVDFTGWLSNMDLDQLINLSLGDIIKYIEQCQ; encoded by the coding sequence ATGGACGCTATAGCTGCACACAAACTGAACAGCGAAGAGATCTTCGCCTTGCTGAAACAATTCATAACTGAGGTAATCGGAGAAGAGTTCGTAGAAGATATGGACATCACCAAAGAAAGCTCTTTTACACGGGATCTGGAAATGGACAGTATCGAGATCGTGTCCTTTTCAGAGAAGGTGAAGGGTCACTTTGGTGAACATGTAGACTTTACAGGATGGCTTTCCAACATGGACCTCGACCAGCTGATCAATCTCAGCCTGGGTGACATTATAAAATACATTGAACAATGCCAGTAA
- a CDS encoding glycosyltransferase: MSKFMFVVPPFFGHISPTLSVGSSLIAKGHEVIWVGLKELAPEHIPAGGKFIVPHAELAEYQTAIHHILQKQDEGPKLSGVETLKLALEETYLPFCRIMINGVNRVADDFQPDVIVSDCITFAGAICAHQKDIPCVTTTPVPPDVTADSMQSPKIFEWQQNLIKGLHHEMGIYSGEFAIHSREMNIVFTSEEFSGCKAPLPHMRFVGPVKGRPNNTPFDWDRLSRAIGPKVFVSLGTLLVDIRKEFFGKLIEAFADEPLTIVAATDPGIFSSWPDNFIVQGYVPQTQLMPHMDAVICHGGFNTVNDAFLNGLPMLITPIAYDHFHTASLIENAGCGIKLRYKRLRVSDLRDSMWEVLQNEKYRKGAQHIRDTFIQAGGNDKAVELLETFAQRTKVRLTA, translated from the coding sequence ATGTCTAAATTCATGTTTGTAGTACCACCCTTTTTCGGGCATATCAGTCCCACCCTCAGTGTAGGCAGCAGCCTGATTGCGAAGGGACATGAAGTGATATGGGTAGGCTTGAAAGAACTGGCTCCTGAGCATATTCCTGCAGGAGGAAAATTCATTGTACCACATGCAGAGCTGGCGGAATACCAGACTGCTATCCATCATATTTTACAAAAGCAGGACGAAGGTCCGAAACTATCTGGTGTAGAGACCCTGAAACTGGCATTGGAAGAGACTTACCTCCCCTTTTGCCGTATTATGATCAATGGTGTGAACAGGGTGGCTGATGACTTTCAGCCGGATGTGATTGTAAGTGACTGTATCACTTTTGCAGGTGCCATCTGTGCTCATCAAAAAGATATTCCCTGTGTAACGACTACACCTGTACCTCCTGACGTGACAGCAGATAGTATGCAGTCACCCAAGATCTTCGAATGGCAGCAGAACCTGATCAAAGGATTGCATCATGAAATGGGAATTTATTCAGGCGAGTTTGCCATTCATTCAAGAGAGATGAATATTGTATTTACTTCTGAAGAGTTTTCCGGCTGTAAAGCACCTTTGCCACACATGCGTTTTGTAGGACCCGTAAAGGGCAGACCGAATAATACACCGTTTGACTGGGATCGTTTATCAAGAGCCATCGGACCTAAGGTATTCGTGTCGTTAGGTACTTTATTGGTAGATATCAGAAAGGAGTTTTTTGGCAAACTGATAGAAGCATTTGCCGATGAACCATTGACCATCGTTGCAGCCACAGATCCGGGGATCTTCTCTTCATGGCCGGACAACTTCATTGTACAGGGCTATGTACCACAGACACAACTGATGCCGCATATGGATGCGGTGATCTGTCATGGTGGTTTCAACACGGTGAACGATGCTTTCCTGAATGGGTTACCTATGCTCATCACTCCCATCGCATACGATCATTTCCACACTGCATCCCTCATTGAAAATGCCGGATGTGGTATCAAGCTGCGCTATAAGCGGCTACGGGTCAGCGATCTGCGGGATTCTATGTGGGAAGTTTTACAAAATGAAAAATACAGAAAAGGCGCACAGCACATCAGAGATACATTTATACAGGCTGGAGGAAACGATAAAGCGGTAGAACTATTAGAAACTTTTGCACAACGCACTAAAGTAAGGTTAACTGCATGA